In Zerene cesonia ecotype Mississippi chromosome 12, Zerene_cesonia_1.1, whole genome shotgun sequence, the genomic stretch AGGCACATATATTTGTTGTTCTGTTGGAGATCAgaggtttataaataaaaagtttttatttgatttaattttagaatttgaaaATGCAGAAACTCTGCTTATATCCGAAGTGGACATGCTATTAGAACACCGGAAAGCTCAAAATGAGTCAGCCGAAGAAGAGCAAGAATTTTCAGaactttttatgaaaacattaacatacacaaatatgtttaaaaaatttaaaaacaaagaaacaattacTGCAGTACGAAAgtaggtattatttttttttaataaatttgtaagtttggtaattaaattaattgtagcttatttacaaaaaatttcttatacatatgttttttaGAGCCTGAAGGTTTTCATATTCACTCATATGCCTTTAATTACTTAGTTTAATCAAATGTAACATCAATAATATTGACAAGTTTCCATATTtatgaactaaaaaaaattaagttaagaTTTGTTATAAAGTCTTGACAATCACTTTTGttccttattatatataccatagcaggtaataaataatctcaATGTTTCCAGTTTGCTACAATCTAAGAAGTTGCACAAGTTTGAAGTAGCTAGCTTGGCCAATCTTTGTCCTGAGACTCCAGAGGAAGCAAAGGCACTTATACCGTCTCTAGAAGGGAGATTTGAAGATGAGGAGTTAAGAATCTTATTGGAcgacatacaaacaaaacgcagtattcaatattaaagtaaagaaGTAAAAATTCAGTGCATTGAAACATTCTCAAAGTGAAAATTGTGGTGTAGGCGCAATTTATAAGGTGACTAGGTTAGTATGTCCTacctttaaaatgtttaaatccTTTAATGAAGTTAATATATCATCTACAATATAGACAATAAGCTCTTTGTCCCAGCTTTGACCCATGGTACATAGTCTATGTcattcagtgaagttgcagctttccaatggtgaaggaatttttgaaatcgatccagaggtgtgaaaacatacaaatatacaaaaactagctgcgccccgcggtttcacccgcgtaagtccgtatcgtgtaggaatatcggcataataAGTTGTctgtatgttatttcagttgtccagctgtctatgtaccgaatttcattgcaattggttcagtaggttttgtgtgaaagagcaacaaacaatcacaaatccttacaaactttcgcatttataatataagtaggatgtAAAAGTTTCCTTTGTGTAATATTTGTGTAGATAAAATCCAATGATTATGGTAGAACTATTTACTAAtgtattcaatttcaataattactaATGTAATACAgtatcattataaaacatttgtttatcttttccTTCTATGactattaaatagttaaattacaataacagttttgttgtaatatttattgtaacagtttctaattatataaagactgataattttatagagcatt encodes the following:
- the LOC119830765 gene encoding DNA-directed RNA polymerase II subunit Rpb4, with product MAGPIQDVIEEDAADLQFPKEFENAETLLISEVDMLLEHRKAQNESAEEEQEFSELFMKTLTYTNMFKKFKNKETITAVRNLLQSKKLHKFEVASLANLCPETPEEAKALIPSLEGRFEDEELRILLDDIQTKRSIQY